The Merismopedia glauca CCAP 1448/3 DNA window ACCTTTAAATGAAGAAGAACTCAAAAAAGCTGGTGTATTTTGGTTAGAGTCAAATTTAAATCGCGGAATTCCTTTTTCAAATAAAGTCTTCATCACTCGACTTCATATTAGATATAGTCGAGATAAATTCCCAGAAGATCTGATGTTTCAAGAAACAGCAAATCAAGAGCACTTTCAAGGTAGATATGTGTTGCGTCATGCTTATACTGGAGAAACTAAATGTGCAGCCGGAAGAGAGTATAGAAGAGGTTTGAAACAGAGATTTGAACGAGAAGCACAGACTTTAGCTAAGTTGACTGGTTGGAATATTAAAGATATTCGCAAAGAAATGGATTTTGCAGAAACTGTCGGTACAACCGAACCATTTTGGCGAGACATTTGGGGACAATAAATTAAAGTAGAGACGTAGCAGTGCTACGTTTCTACAGAAGTATTAAAATGGAGGAAATAATTAATGAAATACTGGCGCATTTTAAGTAGTTTCTTGTTAGCTATTACGATTTGTTTTAGCAACATGGGAAACGCTTGGGCATTTTGTGGATTTTATGTATCTAAAGCTGACAGTAAGTTATATAATCAAGCATCACAGGTAGTAATTGCAAGGGATGGCGATCGCACCATCTTAACTATGGCAAATGATTACCAAGGAGACGTAAAAGATTTTGCCATAGTTGTACCAGTTCCTGTCAAAATAGAAAAGGAACAAGTTAAGATTGGCGATCCTAAAGTTATTGAACGTTTGGATGCATTTAGCGCACCTAGATTAGTCGAATATTTCGATTCTAATCCTTGCGAACCACAAGTATTCTACGATCGCCTACCAGCTTCTGCACCCCTTCCAGCACCAGCACCTATTGCTAGGGAAAGAGAGGGTGCTTTAGGAGTAACAATAGAAGCCAAATTCAACGTTGGAGAATACGAAATATTAGTCCTCAGCGCCAAACAATCCGACGGTTTAGAAACCTGGCTCAAACAAAACGGCTACAAACTTCCCAGAGGTGCAAGTCAACTATTGCAACCTTACATCAAACAAAAGATGAAATTCTTTGTCGCTAAAGTCAACCTCAAAGAATTTGATAAATCTGGCTCGGAGTTTTTACGTCCTTTAATGATAGCCTACTCTTCACCTAAGTTCATGTTACCAATTCGCTTAGGGATGATGAATTCAACTAACGAACAAGACTTAATTGTTTACGTACTTTCTCCCAAAGGACAAGCTGAAGTCACTAACTATCGCACAGTTAAAGTTCCTTCTGGAGACGAAATCCCAGTCTATGTAAAAAATGAGTTTGGTGAGTTCTATAAATCCATGTTCCAAACTTCTTATAACAAAGAAGATAAGAAAGTGGCATTCCTAGAATATGCTTGGAATATGAGTAACTGCGATCCTTGTTCAGCAGAACCTTTAAATGAGGAAGAACTTAAAAAGGCTGGTGTATTTTGGTTGAAGCCAGATGCTTCGAGTCAAGTATTTATTTCTCGGATTCATGTACGTTACACTCGCGATAAGTTTCCCGAAGATCTGATGTTTCAAGAGACATCAAATCAAGAGTCTTTTCAAGGTAGATATGTGTTGCGTCATGCGTATACGGGAGAAACTAATTGCTCAGCCGGAAGAGAGTATAGAAGAGGTTTGAAACAGAGATTTGAACGGGAAGCGCAGACTTTAGCTAAGTTGACTGGTTGGAATATTAGAGATATTCGGAAAAAGTTAGATTTAGCTGAAGAAGCCTCTCCTCCTAGCGATCCTTTCTGGAAGAATATTTGGGGGGAATAAAGGCTGAGACTAGCTTCTCGTCTGGGTTATATCGAAATGTAGTTAGTTCAATTATTTTATACCTAGTTGGCTAACTACATAATCTTACTAGCTATTTCGATCATTTTTTGCCAGCCACACTACGGTTATTCAGATATTGATCGAGTTTCCATACAAGTCAGGAAGAGAACCACAAAGGCACAAAGAACACGAAGAGTTTCACGGATAATTTGCGATCGCTCTCAAGCTATTCTAGTTCAGTAATTTCAAC harbors:
- a CDS encoding DUF2330 domain-containing protein, with product MKYWRILSSFLLAITICFSNMGNAWAFCGFYVSKADSKLYNQASQVVIARDGDRTILTMANDYQGDVKDFAIVVPVPVKIEKEQVKIGDPKVIERLDAFSAPRLVEYFDSNPCEPQVFYDRLPASAPLPAPAPIAREREGALGVTIEAKFNVGEYEILVLSAKQSDGLETWLKQNGYKLPRGASQLLQPYIKQKMKFFVAKVNLKEFDKSGSEFLRPLMIAYSSPKFMLPIRLGMMNSTNEQDLIVYVLSPKGQAEVTNYRTVKVPSGDEIPVYVKNEFGEFYKSMFQTSYNKEDKKVAFLEYAWNMSNCDPCSAEPLNEEELKKAGVFWLKPDASSQVFISRIHVRYTRDKFPEDLMFQETSNQESFQGRYVLRHAYTGETNCSAGREYRRGLKQRFEREAQTLAKLTGWNIRDIRKKLDLAEEASPPSDPFWKNIWGE